The proteins below are encoded in one region of Bacteroidota bacterium:
- the xseB gene encoding exodeoxyribonuclease VII small subunit: MKELTYEAAYAELKQIAAEIENESVSVDVLAEKVKRASELIAFCQTKLRSTEQEVNNIIKQMETKTTPG, from the coding sequence ATGAAGGAACTCACTTATGAAGCGGCTTATGCCGAATTAAAACAAATAGCTGCTGAAATTGAAAATGAATCAGTATCGGTGGATGTGCTTGCTGAAAAAGTAAAACGTGCTTCGGAATTGATTGCTTTTTGTCAAACCAAATTGCGCTCTACCGAGCAGGAGGTGAATAATATTATCAAACAAATGGAGACTAAAACTACACCGGGGTAA